From one Lycium barbarum isolate Lr01 chromosome 6, ASM1917538v2, whole genome shotgun sequence genomic stretch:
- the LOC132644949 gene encoding probable beta-D-xylosidase 2, with the protein MSGGINKPTSTLFIFLFLFASSVQSARPPFACDPKDGATKKFPFCQTNLPIGDRVRDLIGRLTLQEKVKLLGNNAAAVPRLGIKGYEWWSEALHGVSNVGPGTKFGGDFPGATSFPQVITTAASFNASLWEEIGRVVSDEARAMYNGEMGGLTYWSPNVNILRDPRWGRGQETPGEDPVVAGIYAERYVRGLQGNELGDRLKVAACCKHYTAYDLDNWSGVDRFHFNAKVSKQDIEDTFDVPFRSCVKEGKVASIMCSYNQVNGIPTCADPELLRKTIRGGWGLNGYIVSDCDSVGVFYESQHYTSTPEEAAADAIKAGLDLDCGPFLAQHTENAVHSGILKEAAIDANLANTVAVQIRLGMFDGEPSAQPYGHLGPRDVCSPAHQELALEAARQGIVLLKNHGPALPLSPRRHRTVAVIGPNSDVTVTMIGNYAGVACGYTSPLQGITKYSKTIHQKGCGDVACTDDRLFAGALDAARQADATVLVMGLDQSIEAEFRDRTGLLLPGFQQELISEVAKASRGPVILVLMSGGPVDVTFANNDPRIGGIVWVGYPGQAGGAAIADVLFGAHNPGGKLPMTWYPQEYLNNLPMTTMDMRANLAKGYPGRTYRFYKGPLVYPFGHGLSYTKFITTISEAPKMLAIPIGGHHTLNTTSTSNKAVRVTHAKCSKLSIQVHIDVKNVGSKDGSHTLLVFSKSPVGLWAPHKQLVAFQKVYVPAGSQQHVVIHIHVCKYLSVVDRAGVRRIPIGEHSLHIGDAKHSLSLQASVLGVIKS; encoded by the exons ATGAGTGGAGGCATTAACAAACCAACTTCCACTctcttcatttttcttttcctttttgcttCTTCTGTTCAATCAGCTCGTCCCCCATTTGCCTGTGACCCAAAAGATGGGGCAACTAAAAAGTTTCCTTTTTGTCAAACCAACTTGCCCATTGGTGACAGAGTAAGGGACCTCATTGGGCGATTGACATTACAAGAGAAGGTGAAATTGTTGGGAAACAATGCTGCAGCTGTGCCAAGGCTGGGTATTAAAGGGTATGAATGGTGGTCAGAGGCACTACATGGAGTTTCAAATGTAGGACCAGGGACTAAGTTTGGAGGTGATTTTCCAGGAGCTACCAGTTTCCCTCAAGTCATTACAACTGCTGCTTCTTTCAATGCTTCCTTGTGGGAAGAAATTGGACGG GTGGTATCAGATGAAGCAAGAGCAATGTACAATGGAGAGATGGGAGGTCTGACATATTGGAGCCCAAACGTGAACATTTTACGAGACCCAAGGTGGGGACGGGGACAGGAGACACCCGGTGAGGATCCAGTGGTAGCCGGTATATACGCAGAGCGTTACGTGAGAGGTTTACAGGGAAACGAATTAGGTGACCGGCTGAAAGTAGCAGCATGTTGCAAGCACTATACGGCCTATGACCTCGATAATTGGAGTGGGGTTGATAGATTCCATTTTAATGCTAAG GTTAGCAAGCAAGACATTGAAGATACATTTGATGTACCATTTAGAAGTTGTGTTAAAGAAGGTAAAGTGGCTAGTATTATGTGCTCCTACAATCAAGTCAATGGCATACCAACTTGTGCTGATCCAGAACTTCTCCGCAAAACCATACGCGGTGGTTGGGGTCTCAATGGGTACATTGTATCCGACTGTGACTCCGTCGGAGTTTTCTACGAAAGCCAACACTACACCTCAACACCTGAGGAAGCTGCTGCTGATGCTATCAAAGCGGGCCTGGATTTGGACTGTGGGCCTTTTCTGGCCCAACATACTGAGAATGCAGTGCATAGTGGTATACTCAAAGAGGCTGCTATTGATGCCAATTTAGCTAATACAGTTGCTGTTCAGATAAGGCTTGGAATGTTTGATGGAGAACCATCAGCCCAGCCTTATGGACATCTTGGCCCAAGAGATGTTTGCAGCCCGGCCCATCAAGAACTCGCACTTGAAGCTGCTAGACAGGGCATTGTTCTGCTTAAGAATCATGGTCCTGCTCTTCCTCTTTCTCCTCGACGCCATCGTACTGTTGCTGTCATTGGACCTAATTCTGATGTTACCGTCACGATGATTGGAAATTACGCAG GTGTTGCATGTGGATACACAAGCCCATTGCAAGGAATAACAAAGTATTCAAAGACCATTCACCAAAAAGGTTGTGGCGATGTGGCATGCACTGATGATAGACTCTTTGCTGGAGCATTAGATGCTGCACGTCAAGCGGATGCAACAGTGTTAGTAATGGGCCTGGACCAGTCTATTGAGGCTGAATTCAGAGATAGAACTGGGCTACTATTGCCTGGATTCCAACAAGAACTTATCTCCGAGGTAGCCAAGGCCTCAAGAGGCCCTGTAATATTGGTTCTTATGTCCGGAGGCCCAGTTGATGTTACATTCGCTAATAACGATCCTCGAATTGGTGGTATTGTTTGGGTTGGCTATCCTGGACAAGCTGGTGGTGCTGCCATTGCTGATGTCCTTTTTGGAGCCCATAATCCAG GTGGAAAGCTGCCAATGACATGGTATCCACAGGAGTACCTGAACAATTTACCAATGACAACAATGGACATGCGAGCAAATTTAGCCAAAGGCTATCCTGGAAGAACTTACCGTTTCTACAAAGGTCCATTAGTATACCCATTCGGACACGGATTAAGCTACACAAAATTCATAACCACGATTTCTGAAGCTCCAAAAATGTTGGCCATTCCAATAGGCGGCCACCATACTCTCAACACCACTAGCACATCGAACAAGGCAGTGAGGGTGACACACGCAAAATGCAGTAAGCTATCAATTCAGGTTCATATCGACGTGAAAAATGTGGGATCAAAGGACGGTTCACACACACTGCTAGTATTTTCGAAGTCTCCAGTTGGGCTATGGGCGCCACATAAGCAATTGGTTGCGTTTCAGAAAGTGTATGTACCAGCAGGATCGCAGCAACATGTGGTGATACATATTCATGTGTGCAAGTATTTAAGTGTGGTAGATAGGGCTGGTGTTCGAAGAATTCCTATAGGAGAACACAGTCTTCATATTGGTGATGCTAAGCATTCCTTATCCCTTCAAGCATCAGTTCTTGGGGTTATtaaatcttga